Part of the Labrenzia sp. PHM005 genome is shown below.
ACCGTGCCGAATATCGTGGCGGATCAGCGGTCGCTGCGCCAAATCGTTCTCAATCTCCTGTCCAACGGCATCAAGTATAATAAGTCCGGTGGTCAGGTGATTCTGTCGACGACTTTGGAAGCAAATGGTGAAGTTGCTCTTCGTGTGCGCGACACCGGTTCTGGCATGACGCCGAAGCAACTGGCTGCAGCCCTTGAACCTTTCCGCCAGGTGCATACGGCGCGGCGCGGCGGAGGAACCGGTTTGGGCTTACCGTTGACCAAGGCGCTGGCAGAAGCCAACCGGGCACAATTCCACATCGATTCCACGCCGGATCAAGGCACGTTAGTGGAAATCACCTTCCCGACTGAACGCGTCCTGTCAGAATAATGTCGGACGGCCAACCATCAGAGCTGGTTGAAGTTGCTGAAAATATTTGGATTGCGGAAGGGGGCATTGTGCCGTTTTTCGGCTGTGCCTACCCGACGCGTGCCGTCATCGTCCGCCTGCCTTCCGGTGCCTTGTGGGTGTGGTCGCCGATTGAGTTGACGCCAGCGCTGAAAGACCAGGTCGAAACCCTTGGAGCTCCGGCGCATCTGGTGAGCCCAAACAAGATCCATCACTTGTTTCTGAAGGACTGGAAAGACGCTTGGCCCGAGGCCCGTTTATGGGGACCTCAAAGCACAATTGAGAAGCGGCGCGACCTTTCCTTTGAGGCCCCGCTCGATCAATCCGCACCGGACACTTGGGAAGGAGCAATAGACCTTGTCCGCTTTGCCGGCTCACCCGTGATGGACGAAGTCGTCTTTTTTCACCGGCAATCCAGCACAGCCATCCTTGCTGATTTAAGCGAAAATTTTTCAGAAGAATTTCTCAACAAGCACTGGAAGCTCTGGCAACGCTGGATCGCGCGGACCTGGGGCATAGTTGTTGGCAAAGGTTATGCGCCGCTGGAATGGCGGCTGACGTTTTTCAACCGGGCAAAGGCCCGCGCATCCCGGGACATCTTGTTGAACTGGGATCCCACCGCCGTGATTATGGCGCATGGTGAGTGGCAAAAGGCCGATGGCCGCAAATTCCTCGAAAAATCGCTCGAGTGGGTGTGATCAGTAATCGCACTTAGCTTCACTGCCTACTTCTGCAAGGGCTCTTTGGGCGCACATGGCTTCCTGCAAATGATTGGCAACAATGACTTTTCCGGACTTTTTGTTGAGTTTTTCACTCCAGTTAGTTTGGAATCATTCTAAATTGTTGAAATTAAATAGCTTATTGACATTCGAATGACTAAGGGACATAAACCTGAGTATAGACTTCAGCTTAAATTTCTGAAGCACCAACAACCAGACTTCTGGGAGAATTCGATGCGTTCTACGCTCCGCGCCCTCACCGGTGCCGCTGCTCTCGCGGCAACCACTTTCGCTGCTGCACCGGCCTTCGCCGACGGTGAAGTCAACATCTATTCCTACCGTCAGCCGTTCCTGATCCAGCCGCTTCTGGATGCTTTCACAGCAGAGACCGGTGTCAAAGCCAACGTGATCTATGCCAAAAAAGGTCTCGGTGAGCGGATTTCCGCGGAAGGTGCGAACTCGCCGGCTGACATTCTCCTGACCGTCGACATCGGCCGTCTGGATGGCGCCAAGCAGCTTGGCATTACACAACCGGTCGTCTCCGACGTTGTAAACGGCAACATTCCGGCTGAATTC
Proteins encoded:
- a CDS encoding DUF4336 domain-containing protein, giving the protein MSDGQPSELVEVAENIWIAEGGIVPFFGCAYPTRAVIVRLPSGALWVWSPIELTPALKDQVETLGAPAHLVSPNKIHHLFLKDWKDAWPEARLWGPQSTIEKRRDLSFEAPLDQSAPDTWEGAIDLVRFAGSPVMDEVVFFHRQSSTAILADLSENFSEEFLNKHWKLWQRWIARTWGIVVGKGYAPLEWRLTFFNRAKARASRDILLNWDPTAVIMAHGEWQKADGRKFLEKSLEWV